In a genomic window of uncultured Flavobacterium sp.:
- a CDS encoding response regulator has product MSLNNTNYQRSIFLADDDDDDRIMFVDALLEVDQNVILTQAEDGKQLIDILQTQPDSLPEIVFLDINMPKLDGFECLQEIKKDSNLKKLFIIMLSTSSDPLTIDKALEYGASFYAVKPSSFSGLKSLIKQVLQMDPIALSQSKKHFRLV; this is encoded by the coding sequence ATGTCTTTAAATAATACCAATTATCAAAGATCTATTTTTTTAGCAGATGATGATGACGATGATAGAATCATGTTTGTCGATGCCCTGCTTGAAGTAGATCAAAATGTAATTTTAACGCAGGCCGAAGATGGCAAGCAGTTAATAGATATCCTTCAAACGCAGCCAGATTCTTTACCGGAAATTGTTTTTCTCGATATAAACATGCCAAAACTTGATGGTTTTGAATGTTTGCAGGAAATTAAAAAAGATAGCAATTTGAAAAAATTATTTATAATAATGCTTTCAACCAGCAGTGATCCGCTAACTATTGATAAAGCGCTTGAATATGGCGCATCATTTTATGCGGTGAAACCCAGTTCATTTAGCGGATTAAAATCACTTATAAAACAAGTTTTACAGATGGACCCGATTGCGCTGAGCCAAAGTAAAAAGCATTTTAGATTAGTTTAA
- a CDS encoding ferritin-like domain-containing protein yields the protein MKNSEKTNDTKSANNSKETIVQPAKDAATKLRELFIDSLKDIYWAENALVKALPKMAANATSASLASSIKEHHVVTKHQVTRLDQIFDLLKHKAEGKKCEAMAGLLKEGDSILEETEPGAVRDAGIIAASQKIEHYEIATYGTLVAFAKTLGENDIAKLLTQTLSEEKEADCLLNEIALNAVNIVAAE from the coding sequence ATGAAAAATTCAGAAAAAACAAACGATACAAAATCGGCTAACAATAGTAAAGAAACAATTGTTCAACCTGCCAAAGATGCTGCAACAAAATTAAGAGAACTATTTATTGACAGCCTGAAAGATATTTATTGGGCAGAAAATGCATTAGTAAAGGCATTGCCAAAAATGGCAGCCAACGCAACTTCTGCATCGCTTGCTTCAAGTATTAAGGAACATCATGTCGTAACAAAGCATCAAGTTACTCGTTTAGACCAAATTTTTGATCTCCTGAAACATAAAGCAGAAGGAAAAAAATGTGAAGCAATGGCAGGACTTTTAAAAGAAGGAGATAGTATTCTGGAAGAAACAGAACCTGGAGCTGTAAGAGATGCAGGAATTATCGCTGCTTCTCAAAAGATCGAACATTATGAAATTGCAACTTATGGAACTCTTGTAGCTTTTGCGAAAACACTTGGAGAAAATGATATTGCAAAATTATTAACACAGACTCTTTCCGAAGAAAAAGAAGCGGATTGTCTGTTGAATGAAATTGCCTTAAACGCGGTGAATATTGTGGCCGCTGAATAA
- a CDS encoding catalase, translating into MKNLQDEKQRDLSINKSDGTNKFLTTDQGVRINDDNNSLKAGERGPSLLEDFILREKITHFDHERIPERIVHARGSGAHGFFEVTNPIPELTKAGFLQEAGLKTPVFTRFSTVAGSRGSTDLARDVRGFSVKFYTQEGIYDLVGNNVPVFFIQDASKFPDLVHAVKPEPHNEIPQAASAHDTFWDFISLMPESMHMIMWVMSDRAIPRSYRMMEGFGVHTFRLINAAGEFSFVKFHWKPKLGTHAVAWDEAQKISGKNSDFHRQDLWEAIDTGNFPEWELGVQIIPSEDENKYEFDLLDPTKLVPEELVPVTIVGRMVLNKNPDNFFAETEQIAFHPGHVVPGIDFSNDPLLQGRLFSYTDTQLSRLGSPNFHEIPINRSIAPVHNNQRDGQMRQEINKGRVSYHPNSLGGGCPYQAKIAEGGFSSFEERVDAHKVRERSESFSDHFGQAKLFFNSQTKTEKSHIIKALRFELGKVETAAIRLRMLGLLSQVDQDLAEKVAIGLGMTVPIVLEKPLNHGVSPENENGKQESKTIESSVPSSDALTMLNNPTNSPTIASRKVAIICADGVSEAAVANIKNALLQQDAKGCIIAPHLGSIITDTDGELHVDFSFLTASSVLFDAVYVPDGLGLNVLVDSDEVNEFLNDAYKHCKVIGADGAASAVLSAAPFASKITNEDLGLIISSDVATESFAKEFTAAMGKHRFWDREPNLFN; encoded by the coding sequence ATGAAAAATTTGCAGGATGAAAAGCAGAGAGATCTGTCTATCAACAAATCTGACGGCACCAATAAGTTTTTGACCACAGACCAAGGTGTTAGAATTAATGATGATAATAATTCTCTAAAGGCAGGCGAAAGAGGTCCGTCATTATTAGAAGATTTTATTTTAAGGGAAAAAATCACCCATTTTGACCACGAAAGAATTCCTGAAAGAATTGTACATGCAAGAGGTTCAGGTGCTCACGGATTTTTTGAAGTAACAAACCCAATTCCTGAATTAACAAAAGCCGGATTTTTGCAAGAAGCCGGACTTAAAACCCCTGTTTTTACACGTTTCTCAACTGTTGCAGGATCACGTGGCTCTACAGATTTAGCACGGGATGTTCGCGGATTCTCTGTAAAATTTTATACTCAGGAAGGAATCTATGATTTAGTTGGGAATAATGTTCCTGTTTTTTTCATTCAGGATGCCTCCAAATTTCCAGATCTTGTGCATGCAGTTAAACCGGAACCTCACAATGAAATTCCGCAAGCTGCGTCTGCACATGACACCTTTTGGGACTTTATTTCATTAATGCCGGAATCGATGCACATGATAATGTGGGTAATGTCTGATCGGGCCATTCCGAGAAGTTATCGTATGATGGAAGGATTTGGAGTTCATACTTTTAGATTAATTAATGCTGCAGGAGAATTTTCTTTTGTAAAATTTCACTGGAAACCTAAATTAGGAACACATGCTGTAGCTTGGGACGAAGCTCAAAAAATTTCAGGAAAAAATTCCGACTTTCATAGACAAGATCTTTGGGAAGCAATTGACACCGGTAATTTTCCTGAATGGGAATTAGGTGTACAAATCATTCCATCAGAAGATGAGAACAAATACGAATTTGATTTACTTGATCCCACAAAACTGGTTCCTGAAGAACTTGTGCCGGTAACTATAGTGGGAAGAATGGTATTGAATAAAAACCCTGATAATTTCTTTGCAGAAACAGAGCAGATTGCTTTTCATCCCGGACACGTTGTTCCCGGAATTGATTTCTCTAATGATCCATTATTACAAGGCCGCTTATTCTCTTATACAGATACACAATTATCACGATTAGGAAGTCCTAATTTTCATGAAATTCCAATTAATCGAAGCATTGCGCCTGTACACAATAATCAGCGTGATGGACAGATGCGACAGGAAATTAATAAAGGCCGTGTAAGTTATCATCCAAATTCGCTTGGTGGCGGTTGTCCTTATCAGGCTAAAATTGCCGAAGGTGGATTTTCAAGCTTTGAAGAACGTGTAGATGCGCATAAAGTTAGAGAAAGAAGCGAAAGTTTTTCCGATCATTTTGGGCAGGCAAAACTATTCTTTAATAGCCAGACAAAGACCGAAAAAAGTCATATCATCAAAGCTTTACGTTTTGAACTTGGTAAGGTCGAAACTGCTGCAATTCGATTGAGAATGCTTGGGTTATTATCTCAGGTTGACCAGGATTTAGCAGAAAAAGTAGCTATTGGTTTGGGAATGACTGTGCCAATAGTTCTAGAAAAACCTCTAAATCATGGTGTCTCTCCGGAGAACGAAAACGGAAAGCAAGAATCTAAAACAATTGAATCTTCTGTACCGTCATCGGATGCATTAACTATGCTCAATAACCCCACCAACTCCCCTACAATTGCTTCAAGAAAAGTTGCTATTATATGTGCCGACGGAGTATCTGAAGCCGCAGTTGCAAATATCAAAAATGCTTTGCTACAACAAGATGCCAAAGGTTGTATTATTGCACCACATTTAGGATCTATCATTACCGATACTGATGGAGAACTTCATGTAGATTTTAGCTTCTTAACTGCATCTTCAGTATTATTTGACGCTGTTTACGTTCCTGATGGATTAGGCCTAAACGTACTTGTTGACAGCGATGAAGTAAACGAGTTTTTAAACGATGCTTACAAACATTGTAAAGTCATTGGTGCCGATGGTGCGGCTTCGGCTGTATTAAGTGCAGCGCCTTTTGCATCAAAAATCACAAATGAAGATCTGGGCTTAATAATATCAAGCGATGTAGCAACCGAAAGCTTTGCCAAAGAATTTACTGCCGCTATGGGGAAACACAGATTCTGGGATCGCGAACCTAACCTATTCAATTAA